A region of Procambarus clarkii isolate CNS0578487 chromosome 22, FALCON_Pclarkii_2.0, whole genome shotgun sequence DNA encodes the following proteins:
- the LOC123749364 gene encoding fap1 adhesin-like, whose product MAFKRNLDKPLQRIPDKPGNGSYVRLQAGASNNLLDQTNNQELWLELRPSVKTVSVSVNKTVSVNKAVSVSVNKAVSVSVNNTVSVSVNMTVSISVNKTVSVSVNKTVSVNKTVSVNKAVSISVNKTVSVSVNKTVSVSVNKTVSVSVNKTVSVNKAVSVSDNKAVSVSDNKAVSVSDNKAVSVNKTVSVNKTVSVSDNKAVSVSDNKAVSVNKAVSVNKAVSVNKAVSISVNKAVSVSVNKTVSVNKTVSVSVNKTVSVSVNKTVSVNKTVSVNKAASVSDNKAVSVSDNKAVSVSDNKAVSVNKTVSVNKTVSESVNKTVSVSVNKAVSVSVNKTISVYVNKTVSVSVNKTVSVSVNKTVSVNKTVSVSVNKTVSVSVNKTVSVSVNKTVSVSVNKTVSVSVNKTVSVNKTVSVSVNKTVSVNKTVSVNKTVSVSVNKTVLVNKTVSVSVNKTVSVSVNKTVSVSVNKTVSVNKAVSVLVNKTVSVSVNKTVSVSVNKTVSVSVNKTVSVSVNKTVSVNKTVSVSVNKTVSVNKTVSVSVNKTVSVSVNKTVSVNKTVSVSVNKTVSVNKTVSVNKTVSVSVNKTVSVNKTVSVNKTVSVSVNRTVSVNKAVSVLVNKTVSVSVNKTVSVSVNKTVSVSVNKTVSVNKTVSVSVNKTVSVNKTVSVNKTVSVNKTVSVNKAVSVSVNKTVSVNKTVSVNKSVSVNKTVSVTKTVSVSVNKTVSVSVNKTVSVSVNKTVSVNKTVSVSVNKTVSVNKAVSVSVNKTVSVSVNKTVSVSVNKTVSVNKAVSVSVNKTVSVNKTVSVNKAVSVSVNKKVSVNKTVSVNKTVSVSVNKTVSVSVNKTESVSVNKTVSVSVNKTVSVNKTVSVNKTVSVSVNKTVSVNKTVSVSVNKTVSVSVNKTVSVSVNKTVSVSVNKTVSVSVNKTVSVSVNKTVSVSVNKTVSVNKAVSVSVNKTVSVSVNKTVSFNKAVSVSVKKTVSVNKTVSVNKTVSVNKTVSVNKAVSVSVNKTVSVNKAVSVSVNKTVSVNKTVSVNKTVSVNKTVSVNKAVSVSVNKTVSVNKTVSVNKAVSVNKTVSVSLQILFWSHVVCKTNVVDYIIDVLQTRSVVVVQYG is encoded by the coding sequence GTTAGAATTACGACCCTCGGTTAAGACAGTATCAGTATCGGTTAATAAGACAGTATCAGTTAATAAGGCTGTATCAGTATCAGTTAATAAGGCAGTATCAGTATCAGTTAATAACACAGTATCAGTATCAGTTAATATGACAGTATCAATATCAGTTAATAAGACAGTATCAGTATCAGTTAATAAGACAGTATCAGTTAATAAGACAGTATCAGTTAATAAGGCAGTATCAATATCAGTTAATAAGACAGTATCAGTATCAGTTAATAAGACAGTATCAGTATCAGTTAATAAGACAGTATCAGTATCAGTTAATAAGACAGTATCAGTTAATAAGGCAGTATCAGTATCAGATAATAAGGCAGTATCAGTATCAGATAATAAGGCAGTATCAGTATCAGATAATAAGGCAGTATCAGTTAATAAGACAGTATCAGTTAATAAGACAGTATCAGTATCAGATAATAAGGCAGTATCAGTATCAGATAATAAGGCAGTATCAGTTAATAAGGCAGTATCAGTTAATAAGGCAGTATCAGTTAATAAGGCAGTATCAATATCAGTTAATAAGGCAGTATCAGTATCAGTTAATAAGACAGTATCAGTTAATAAGACAGTATCAGTATCAGTTAATAAGACAGTATCAGTATCAGTTAATAAGACAGTATCAGTTAATAAGACAGTATCAGTTAATAAGGCAGCATCAGTATCAGATAATAAGGCAGTATCAGTATCAGATAATAAGGCAGTATCAGTATCAGATAATAAGGCAGTATCAGTTAATAAGACAGTATCAGTTAATAAGACAGTATCAGAATCAGTTAATAAGACAGTATCAGTATCAGTTAATAAGGCAGTATCAGTATCAGTTAATAAGACAATATCAGTATATGTTAATAAGACAGTATCAGTATCAGTTAATAAGACAGTATCAGTATCAGTTAATAAGACAGTATCAGTTAATAAGACAGTATCAGTATCAGTTAATAAGACAGTATCAGTATCAGTTAATAAGACAGTATCAGTATCAGTTAATAAGACAGTATCAGTATCAGTTAATAAGACAGTATCAGTATCAGTTAATAAGACAGTATCAGTTAATAAGACAGTATCAGTATCAGTTAATAAGACAGTATCAGTTAATAAGACAGTATCAGTTAATAAGACAGTATCAGTATCAGTTAATAAGACAGTATTAGTTAATAAGACAGTATCAGTATCAGTTAATAAGACAGTATCAGTATCAGTTAATAAGACAGTATCAGTATCAGTTAATAAGACAGTATCAGTTAATAAGGCAGTATCAGTATTAGTTAATAAGACAGTATCAGTATCAGTTAATAAGACAGTATCAGTATCAGTTAATAAGACAGTATCAGTATCAGTTAATAAGACAGTATCAGTATCAGTTAATAAGACAGTATCAGTTAATAAGACAGTATCAGTATCAGTTAATAAGACAGTATCAGTTAATAAGACAGTATCAGTATCAGTTAATAAGACAGTATCAGTATCAGTTAATAAGACAGTATCAGTTAATAAGACAGTATCAGTATCAGTTAATAAGACAGTATCAGTTAATAAGACAGTATCAGTTAATAAGACAGTATCAGTATCAGTTAATAAGACAGTATCAGTTAATAAGACAGTATCAGTTAATAAGACAGTATCAGTATCAGTTAATAGGACAGTATCAGTTAATAAGGCAGTATCAGTATTAGTTAATAAGACAGTATCAGTATCAGTTAATAAGACAGTATCAGTATCAGTTAATAAGACAGTATCAGTATCAGTTAATAAGACAGTATCAGTTAATAAGACAGTATCAGTATCAGTTAATAAGACAGTATCAGTTAATAAGACAGTATCAGTTAATAAGACAGTATCAGTTAATAAGACAGTATCAGTTAATAAGGCAGTATCAGTATCAGTTAATAAGACAGTATCAGTTAATAAGACAGTATCAGTTAATAAGTCAGTATCAGTTAATAAGACAGTATCAGTTACTAAGACAGTATCAGTATCAGTTAATAAGACAGTATCAGTATCAGTTAATAAGACAGTATCAGTATCAGTTAATAAGACAGTATCAGTTAATAAGACAGTATCAGTATCAGTTAATAAGACAGTATCAGTTAATAAGGCAGTATCAGTATCAGTTAATAAGACAGTATCAGTATCAGTTAATAAGACAGTATCAGTATCAGTTAATAAGACAGTATCAGTTAATAAGGCAGTATCAGTATCAGTTAATAAGACAGTATCAGTTAATAAGACAGTATCAGTTAATAAGGCAGTATCAGTATCAGTTAATAAGAAAGTATCAGTTAATAAGACAGTATCAGTTAATAAGACAGTATCAGTATCAGTTAATAAGACAGTATCAGTATCAGTTAATAAGACAGAATCAGTATCAGTTAATAAGACAGTATCAGTATCAGTTAATAAGACAGTATCAGTTAATAAGACAGTGTCAGTTAATAAGACAGTATCAGTATCAGTTAATAAGACAGTATCAGTTAATAAGACAGTATCAGTATCAGTTAATAAGACAGTATCAGTATCAGTTAATAAGACAGTATCAGTATCAGTTAATAAGACAGTATCAGTATCAGTTAATAAGACAGTATCAGTATCAGTTAATAAGACAGTATCAGTATCAGTTAATAAGACAGTATCGGTATCAGTTAATAAGACAGTATCAGTTAATAAGGCAGTATCAGTATCAGTTAATAAGACAGTATCAGTATCAGTTAATAAGACAGTATCATTTAATAAGGCAGTATCAGTATCAGTTAAAAAGACAGTATCAGTTAATAAGACAGTATCAGTTAATAAGACAGTATCAGTTAATAAGACAGTATCAGTTAATAAGGCAGTATCAGTGTCAGTTAATAAGACAGTATCAGTTAATAAGGCAGTATCAGTATCAGTTAATAAGACAGTATCAGTTAATAAGACAGTATCAGTTAATAAGACAGTATCAGTTAATAAGACAGTATCAGTTAATAAGGCAGTATCAGTATCAGTTAATAAGACAGTATCAGTTAATAAGACAGTATCAGTTAATAAGGCTGTATCAGTTAATAAGACAGTATCAGTATCGCTCCAAATATTGTTCTGGTCCCACGTGGTCTGTAAAACAAATGTTGTCGATTACATTATTGATGTTTTGCAGACCAGGAGCGTTGTTGTGGTGCAGTATGGTTAG